In one Brassica oleracea var. oleracea cultivar TO1000 chromosome C9, BOL, whole genome shotgun sequence genomic region, the following are encoded:
- the LOC106319127 gene encoding uncharacterized protein LOC106319127 gives MTAKKAVLQLSVHDERIRKKAFVTVSRSQGVTSITMEDKTGKMTVVGEVDTPVLVMKLRKLCNAEIVSVEVVKPPEKKPEPAKPAPAKPDTAKPAEIVAFPVTHMNYPYQYHSSFANSHYQPYGNSRVVVEEPNTCVLM, from the exons ATGACCGCTAAG AAAGCTGTGTTGCAATTGAGTGTCCACGATGAGAGAATCAGAAAGAAAGCGTTTGTGACCGTCTCTCGATCTCAAGGGGTTACTTCGATAACAATGGAAGACAAAACAGGGAAAATGACAGTAGTTGGAGAAGTTGATACACCGGTTCTCGTGATGAAGCTAAGGAAACTGTGTAATGCAGAAATTGTTTCGGTTGAAGTTGTTAAACCACCTGAGAAAAAGCCTGAGCCGGCGAAACCGGCTCCAGCTAAACCTGATACGGCTAAACCGGCTGAAATTGTTGCCTTTCCAGTTACGCATATGAACTACCCGTACCAATATCATTCTTCCTTTGCGAATTCGCACTATCAGCCATACGGGAATTCTAGAGTTGTGGTGGAGGAACCAAACACTTGTGTGCTTATGTGA